From the Cyanobium sp. M30B3 genome, the window CACATTGGGCGTGATCAGGCTGGCCAGGGGCAGCAGGCCCGCCATGGCCGCCACCGCCTCCGGCTCCAGCAGCACCGCCCCCGCCCGGGACACCATCACCGGATCAATCACCCGCGGGGCCTCGATGGGGCCGATCACGGCGGCGGTGGCCTCGATCAGAGAGGCGTTGAGCAGCATGCCGGTCTTCACCGCCGCCACCGGCAGATCCCGGCACACCGCCTCCACCTGGGCGATCAGGGCGGCGGCCGGCAGCCCATCCACCCGCTCCACGCCGCAGGTGTTCTGGGCGGTGAGGCAGGTGATGGCGCTGCAGCCGTGCACCTGCAGGGCGGTGAAGGTCTTGAGGTCGGCCTGGATGCCTGCTCCGCCGCCTGAATCGCTGCCGCCGATGGTGAGTGCCACCGGCGGCCGCAGCAACCGGGGGATTTCTGCTGGAGAGATGGGTGCGGGCATCAGCTGCCCGGCAGGTCGGCCAGGGCCTCGCTGCTGCCCATCACCACCAGCAGTTCCCCGGACGCCAGCACGTGGGACGCCGGCGGATTCACGGTGAGGTGGTTGTCCGGTCCGGCGGCCAGCACGTTCACGTTGAAGTTCTTGCGCAGATTGAGGTCGCGCAACGAGCGGCCCACGAAGGAGCTGGGCACCCGGATCTCCTCGATGAAGTTCTGGTCATCGAGGCGCAGGCGCTCCAGCAGGTTGGGGCGCACCAGCTCCATCCCCAGGCGATGGCCCTGCATCTTGGAGGGGAACACCACCCGGTCGGCCCCCACCCGCTGCAGCATCTTCATGTGCAGGTCGTTGGTGGCGCGGGCGATCACCTGCTTCACCCGGCTGCCTTCGCTGTCCTTGGCGATCAGGGTGGCGGTGATGCTGGCGGAGATCGGCTCACTCATGGCCACCACCACGGTTTCCACATCCAGCACGCCGGCCTCCCGCAGGGCCTCCTCATCGGTGCAGTCCACCACCCGGGCCTGGATGGCCGGATCCACCTGACGCAGGGCATCCACGGCTTTCTGGCTGCTGTCGATCGCCAGCACATCGGCTCCGGCCTTGATCAGCTCGCTGCACACGGCGGTGCCGAAGCGGCCCACGCCGATCACGGCGAAGCCGCCCCGGGCCGTGCCCTCGGCGGGGTTCCAATGCCACCAGTTGCCCATGGATCCGGGGTCTCCTTCTGCGATGAACGGGTTGCGATGAACGGGTTGAGAGGAACGGATTCAGATGTAGAGCTCTTCGCGGGGGTAGCCCACCCGCGGTTGGGGCCTGCTGCCGTACACCGCCGAGAGCAGCAGCAGGATGCCCAGTCTGCCCACGAACATGCCCACCATCAGCACCAGCTGACCCCAGCGGTTGAGCTGGGCGGTGACGCCGAGATCCAGGCCCACGGTGCCGAAGGCCGACATGCAGGTGAACAGCTTCTCGAGAAAGCTGAAACGCGCGAGGCCGGAGGTGCCGGAGGAGGTGGGCCCGAGGCCCAGCAGCAGGGCCATCAACAGCACGAACAGCAGGGAGGCGATGGTGACGCCGATCGCCCGCAGCACCACGGTGGCCGGGATCTGGCGCTGATGGATCACCACCTCCTGGCGGCCCTGCAGGGTGGAGCGGGTGGCCCCCATCAGGGTGGCGAAGGTGGTGGTCTTGATGCCGCCGCCGGTGCCGCCGGGGCTGGCGCCGATGAACATCAGCACAATCAGCAGCAGCAGGCCCGCGTCGGAGAAGGTGGCGGTGGAGAGGGGCACGGTATTGAACCCGGCGGTGCGGGCACTGATCGCCTGAAACAGGCTCACCTGCAGCTTCTGGATCCACTGCAGGGGCTGCATCACGCCGCCGGTTGCGAACTGTTCGGTGAACAGCAGCCCCAGGCAGCCCACCACGATCAGCAGGCCACTGCTGCGCAGCACCAGGCGGGTGTGCAGGCTGAGGCGCTTCAGCCGGTTGAGGCGGTTGCGGTTGCTCCAGAGGTCGTTGATCACCCGCCAGCCGATGCCGCCCACCACCACCAGGGCAGCCACCGTGCCATTCACCACCGTGTTGTCGCGATAGCGACTGAGGCTGTCGCTCCAGAGGCCGAAGCCGGCGTTGTTGTAGGCGCTGATGGCATGGAAGAGCGAGGCCCAGAAGCGCTGCAGGGGGCTGCTGATGTCGGTGAAGCCGAAGCTGTAGAGCACCAGGGTTCCCAGCAGCATCACGCAGCCGCCCGTGATCAGGATGCCGTTGAAGGTGGGACCGATTCCCCCCACGCCGAACTCGTCGAGGGTGCGGCCCCGATCCACCCTGGTGCGCAGACCGGCATGGCCCTGCACAAAACCCTGCAGAAAGGTGGTGATCGCCATCAGGCCCAGCCCGCCCGTGATCAGCAGGGCCAGCAGCAGCAGCTGGCCCACCAGGGTCAGCTCCTGCCCCACGTCGATGATGGAGAGGCCGGTCACCGTGATCGCCGAGGTGACGGTGAACAGGGCCTCCCAGAGCCCGACGCTGTCCTGGGAACAGAGCGGGCTGGCCATCAGCAGCGTGCCCAGGGCGATCACGATCAGCCCGGTGATCACGGTGAACTGGGGCACCGTGAGCTGGTGGCGCCAGGTCTGCAGCGCCCCCCAGCGCTGATGCAGGAGCATGGACCTCATCGAGGCGCGGGAAGGGCGGCGAGCAGTGTCAATGCTGCACGTCAACTCGCCAAACCCTAGAGGTCAGGCCCTGGCCAGGCGCTCCGGAGCCCACTGGGCGATCAGGCTCTCCAGGCGGGTGAGTTGGTAGCGGGTGTGCTCGTTGGGGGACTGCTGGTAGGCGTCTCGGAGGGCCTGCCATTCCGCGTCGAGGGCAAACAGCACGGGATGGTTGTCGTTCACGGCGGCCAGACAGCTGCCAATGATCTTAAGTGATTCTTAAGTTGTGGTTCCGCTGCGGCTGTCGTGCAGGGGGCCATCGCGGTCGGAGCGGAACACCAGGCGCATGTCCTGCAGGTGCTCCTGGCAGAGGGCCACCAGGCGTTCCAGCACGGTGAGGGTCTGGGGTGCCCCCAGCCCCATCGATTCGCGGCTGAGCAGCACCAGCTCCAGGGTCTTGCCGCCGCCTGGTTGCGACTGCACGTCGGCGAACAGCTGCATCCGTTGCTGGTCGCCCCCCTGGCGCAGCAGGGCGCCCAGGTGGGCACTGGTGCGGTGGTCCACCTCGGCGTTCAGGTCCTTCAGCACCGGCTCCAGGCCCTGGAGAATGGCGGCCGATTCAGGCTCGGATGCTCGCCCGTTCGGCTGACCGGCTTCCGCTGCGCATGGGGGCTGCAGAACCAGCAGAAACCGGGCCATAGGGCTGTGGATCGGCTAAGACGCTACTGCGTGTGGCTCCCTGGATGCCTGCCCCAGCCCGTGCCGCCATTGCCGTGATCGGTGCTGGTGTGGCGGGCTGCGCCCTGGTGGCCCAACTCCGCCGCCTGGGCTTTGCCGGATCGATCACGCTCTGGGAAACCGGCCGGGGCCCTGGTGGCCGCGCCGGTTCGCGTCGCAGTCGCACGGATGCCGGCCTGGTGATCAACCATGGCGCCCCCCTGCTGAACATCACCGGCGCGCCGGACCCCGCCCTGCTGCAGCCGCTGCTGGCCTCTGGATCGATCGAGCCCTGGGCGGAACCGGTGGCGATGCTGGAGGGGGAGTGCCGGCTGAACATCGGCCGCCCCGATGCCCTGGGCCAGGGACGGCTGTTCCAGGGCTGCGGTGGCATGGATCAGCTGGGCCTGGGCCTGCTGCGCCTGGCCGGGGACGCTGGCCTGGAGACCCACTACGGCACGCTCGTGCGGCACCTGGCGGTGGGTCCGGAGGGGTGCTGGCAGCTGCGCGCCACCGACGGCCAGCTGCTCGGCGAGGCCCACTGGCTGGTGCTCAGCGGCACCCTGCTGGCCCACCCGCGCTGCCAGCTGATCCTGGGCTGGCCCGATGTTCCCCTCGCCCAGGCGGCGTCCGCCCTGGGCGATTGGCAGCTCGACCACGTGCTCACCACCCTGGCGGGGGTGCGCTTCGAGGCGCGCACCAATCTCCTGCTGGTGTTCCCCCGGGAGCCGGCCCGGGCCTGGCGTGCCCTGCCCTTCCGGCTGGTGAATTTCGACGCGGCTGCCCAGCAGCGCTGGGGCCTCAGACGCCTCAGTATTCAGCCCCTGGCCGATGGCCGCTGTGCCGTGGTGGCCCACTCCAGCCACGCCTTCGCCGCCGACCATCTCGATGTGTACGGCTCCCGCTCGGCCATGGCCCGGCTGTTGCAGCTGCCGGTTGAGGTGTCGCGGGAAGACTCGGTGATCCGGTCGCTGACGGAGGCCGTGCTGCAGTGCCTGGCCCCGTGGATCGCCGGGATCGATCCCGGCGAGGCGGCACCCCAGCTGATGCGCTGGGGTGCCGCCTTCCCCCAACCGCCGGGGCTGCCGGCCGCGCTGATGCTCTGTGAGGCCAGTCGGGTGGGCTTCTGCGGGGACGTGATCGCCGGTGAGGGCTTCGGTCGGGTTGAAGGTGCGTTGCGCAGTGCCGAGCTCCTGGCCGCCCAGTTGGTGGCTCGGCTTGGATCGTTGTCTTGATGCCCCTGCGGAGCGGCCGATCCGGCCACTTTTTGCTGCCGGCGCTGGCAGGGGGCGCCACGCTGATTAGCGTGCCCCCATGCAGGGTCCGTTCGGGGATTGGTTGCCGGAGGTGGTGGTCTTCCATCCCACCCGCTTTGACGATGCCCAGTCGATCGTGCTGGCCGTTCGCGACCTCCAGACCGTGCTGGTGCACGCCGGTGCGATGGCCCCTGAGGAAGCCCAGCGGCTGATCGACTTCGTGGCCGGCGGGGTGGCCGCCATGGATGGGCAGTCCCAGTGTCTCGATGACCTCACCTTCGTGTTTGCACCGGAAATCGTGGCCATCACCAGGGATTCCGGCACCGCCAGCTGAGCGGCGAAGGATCAGGCCGCCCAGCCGGCCACGGTGGAGAGTTGCAGCCAGCAGCCTGCAGGGGCCAGCTTTTCAACCACGACGGCCTCGTGGCGGTCCTGGGCCATCAGGTGGGCGAAGGTCTCGGCATCGTCACGGCTGTTGAACCGTGCCGCGTTCACCTGTTGGGGGACGGTCTGCTCGTGGGAAACCTGCGGCCGCACGCGGTAGCGCCCCGCAGCATTCAGCTCAGAAGTGGCTGGAGGGGTCTGGAGCTCGCTTGGCTGTTCCATCTCCCGATTCTGCAGGAGTTTTCGCCCTTGCGCGTGGGCCTGTTGTGGGAGTTGGCTGATCGTTCCCCATCGACCGCCGATGCCGATCAGGACTCCCCGCCCCACCCCCAGTGACCAGAATTCCCGCCCATGGGTGGTGAAACTGCAGATCCTGGCGGCCGTGTTCGTGCCGATGCTGGGCCTCGGACTCTGGCTGCGCTCCCAGGGATTCTGGTGAGCGCCCCGGATCAGGTGCCGCAACCCCGCCGGATCACCTCGGCGCGCAGGCCGTCGAGGTCGGCACTGCGGGGGGCCCGGGGATGGAACAGCAGGGTCCAGGCCAGGGGCACATCGCCGAAGTCCAGGGCCCGGTCGAAGGCCTCCAGCCAGGCAGCGGGGTCCTGGCCCAGCCGGGCCAGCAACGCAGCCGTGGCCTGCATGCGCTGTTCGGAGCCACCGGCCAGTTGCACGTGGGCGAAGGCCCCGGCCGCTGCCCCCACGGGCCGCAGCTGCAGCAGCACGAACTCCCCGGGGGCGATCGGGGTGGCGGGCCAGTCCAGGGGGGTGAGGATCGGTCTTTCGTGGCTGCCGCTGCGCTGCCAGGCCGGCTGCCCTTCCCGCAGGATGCGCAGCTCCAGCAGGGGTTCCAGCACCACCAGCCGGGGGGTGGGGGTCGGCACGACCCCAAAGCCATCCACAGCCTCCACCGGCTCCACCCGCGGTGAGATCACGCACACAGCCACGGGCAGATCGTGGGGAGCGATGGCAGCGCTGGCCGGCAGCAGCGGCAGGGCCAGCAAGGTCAGCGCCGTCCAGCAGCGGCGGAGGTGACTCATGGCCCCAGGTCCAGCCGGGACTCGGACTCGCCGAGCAGGTCGTGCCTGGAGAGGCCGGCGTTGGCGCGGGGATCGCCGCGCATCAGCATGGCCAGGAAGGTGCTCTGGAAGTCGATCGTCTCCAGGAACCGGGCTCCGGCGTAGGAGGCGACCCGCAGCCGGTCCACCCAGAGAATTTCAGCACGCGTGCGGATCGGGGCACCGATGCTGGGGGGCTTGAGGATCAGCGGGCCGCTGTGGCCCACCGCCACGACATGGCGCCTGGGAAAGAGCAGGCAGGCCCCGGATTGACTGACATCCCACAGCCGGCCGATCAAGGGCTTGCCTTCGGGCTGGAACTCCACCTCGATGTACACGCTGATGGCGGGAACGATGAATCTGGGTTCCCGGCGTGGCTGAACCATGGTGGAAGGACGCCATGGATGAACATCGGCGGCTGCGTCATTGTGCCTAGCGGCCATCCTGCCGGCCCGCCTGGCGAGATCATCGCTGCCAACTTGGGTCGTTGCCGACGCGTTGCCGCCCGCCCAAGTGCCGCCCGCCCAAGTGCCGGCCGCCATCCTGGACGGCAACCCCAGCACCGCACCCACCCCATCGACCCAGCCATGACCTCTGATCTCCTGGTGATCACCGCCAGCAACGGCGAAAATCTCAGGCTGGCGGAGCGCTTTGCCGCTGCGGCCCGCCGGCAGGGCCAGCCGGCCGCGGTGCTGGATCTCACCGCCCTGGATCTGCCGCTGTTCACCCCCAGGGCCCTGGGGAGCGACCCCCCCACCGAGCTGGCGGCCTTGGAGGAACGGCTTGGATCTGCGGCCCGCTGGGTGATCTGCACGCCGGAATACAACGGGTCCATCCCGCCGGTGCTCAGCAGTGCCATCGCCTGGCTGTCCGTCCAGGGCAGCGACTTCCGCAGCCTGTTCAACGGGCGGCCGGTGGTGATCGCCACCCACTCGGGTGGGGGCGGCCACACGGTGCTGGCGGCCCTGCGGCTGCAGCTGGCCCACCTGGGCGCCGTGGTGGTGGGACGGCAGCTGGTGAGCAACCGAACCACTCCGGCCAAGGACGAATCGATCAGCGATCTGATCGCCCGGCTCGCCGCCCTGCCCGGCTGATCGCCTGCCTGCCCCAACCTCAGCAACCATGACCCTCAGCTCCCGTCCGCCCGCCGCCAGTGGCCTGGTGTTCCGCCCGGCCGCCGAGCGCTTCCACAGCCAGCGCGACTGGCTCGACAGCTGGCATACCTTCTCCTTTTCCAGCCACTACGACCCGGCCTGGATGGGTTTCGGGCCGCTGCGGGTGATCAACGACGACACCATTGCCGCCGGCCGCGGCTTCGGCATGCACCCCCACCGCGACATGGAGATCGTGACGGTGATGGTGGAGGGCCAGCTCAACCACCGCGACTCGATGGGGCACGCCGCGGTGCTGCGGGCCGGCGAGGTGCAGTGGATGAGTGCCGGCACGGGCGTGGTGCACAGCGAGATCAACGAGGGCGATCAGCCCTGCCGGCTGCTGCAGATCTGGATCGAGCCCAGCAGCGCAGGGATTGCCCCGGCCTATGGGCAGAAGCCCTTCGCCCTCGGGCCCGGCTGGACCCCCCTGCTGGATCCCCACCGGAGTGGTGGCGCCATGGCCATCCACCGGCCGGTGCGGCTGTGGCGGGCCCAGCCAGGGCGGCTGCCAGCCTCAGCCTGGAGGAGATCGGCGCCGGCAGCCTCGGCTGGCTGCAGGTGATCAGCGGCGAGGCCACCGCCTGGGGGCCGGCCGGAGAGCTCGGGCTGCAGCAGGGCGATGGCGCCGGCCTGGCCGGGGGTGCCCTCGACCAGCTGGTGGCCGGAGCGCGCGGAGCCGACCTGCTGCTGTTCGACCTGGGCCAGCCCCATTGACCGGGCCCGCGGGGGGGCAGCGCGCTAGCTTCAGCCACTGGATCGGTCCGGTCCTCAGCGCCCTGATGAGCGCCACAGTCACTCCTCTCGGTCCTTTCGCCGGCTTGCGATTCAGTCCAGCGTCCCCGACGGCCCCACCGACGTGCTGCGTCAGTCCCCCACCCAGGCTCCTCCGCTGTCGCCGATCGCGATGCTGGAGCCGCCGCGCGGCTATCGGCCGCTGGCCTGGCTGGGTCTGCTCAGCAACGTGCTGCTGCTGCCTGCGATGGTGGCCGTGACCCTCTGGCACCCCACCTGGCGCACCGTGCACATCGCCGTGGGGGCCGGGGCGGTGCTGCCCGCCGCGGCCCTGGGCATCGTGGCCAGTGTGGCCCTGCTCAACTGGCGCGCCTGGGGGCAGATTCTGGCGATCGTGGCGCTGGCACTGGGCCTGGCGATCGGCTTGCCCTACGCCATCGTGCGGCTGGCCCTGGTGACGGAGGGCCGCGGCCCCACGGCGGCTCTGGCAGCGCTGCTCACGGCGGCGATGACGGCGGCCCTGGTGTACTGGTGCCGGCCCTGCATCCGCCGCTATCTCACCTGAGCGCGCCTGGCCGGGCCCTAGTTTTGTAGTAGCGGCTACCAGGGCCTCGGGGCGCTGGGCCGTCGTTCTTCGCTGCTGAATCCCGGCCATGCCCAGCCCCCAGCGCTTCGCCGCCCTGCAGCAGATCCAGCGGCGCCGGCCTGTGGCCACCGCACCTGCAGCTTCCCTGGAGGACCTCTGGGCCAGTGACGTGTTCACCCTGGATCGGATGAAGGCGGTGCTGCCGGGCCGGGTGTACAAGTCGGTGCGCAGCACGATCGAGAAGGGCGGCAAGCTCGACCTCTCGGTGGCCAACGTGGTGGCCGAGGCGATGAAGACCTGGGCCACCGGCCGCGGTGCCCTCTACTACGCCCACGTCTTCTATCCGCTCACCAACTCCACCGCCGAGAAGCACGACGGTTTCATCTCCCCCCAGGGCGACGGGCGGGTGATCACCGCGTTCACCGGCAAGCTGCTGGTGCAGGGCGAGCCGGATGGCTCTTCGTTCCCCAACGGCGGCATCCGCTCCACCTTCGAGGCCCGGGGCTACACCGCCTGGGACATCACCAGCCCGGCCTACCTGATGGAGACGCCCAATGGCGTCACCCTCTGCATCCCCACCGTGTTCGTGAGCTGGACCGGCGAGGCCCTCGACAAGAAGACCCCCCTGCTGCGCTCGATCGCGGCC encodes:
- the thiD gene encoding bifunctional hydroxymethylpyrimidine kinase/phosphomethylpyrimidine kinase, with protein sequence MPAPISPAEIPRLLRPPVALTIGGSDSGGGAGIQADLKTFTALQVHGCSAITCLTAQNTCGVERVDGLPAAALIAQVEAVCRDLPVAAVKTGMLLNASLIEATAAVIGPIEAPRVIDPVMVSRAGAVLLEPEAVAAMAGLLPLASLITPNVHEAQLLSGRTLSTPREIEDCARQLIQLGCRAVLIKGGGLSGLRGRDLLCSGDGLEWLVSPAIDTRHTHGSGCTLAAAITAGLAGGLALRPAIVAAKDYVSGALRRGLAIGAGAGPLCHWHRSLPSQGCP
- a CDS encoding TrkA family potassium uptake protein, with protein sequence MGNWWHWNPAEGTARGGFAVIGVGRFGTAVCSELIKAGADVLAIDSSQKAVDALRQVDPAIQARVVDCTDEEALREAGVLDVETVVVAMSEPISASITATLIAKDSEGSRVKQVIARATNDLHMKMLQRVGADRVVFPSKMQGHRLGMELVRPNLLERLRLDDQNFIEEIRVPSSFVGRSLRDLNLRKNFNVNVLAAGPDNHLTVNPPASHVLASGELLVVMGSSEALADLPGS
- a CDS encoding potassium transporter TrkG, encoding MLLHQRWGALQTWRHQLTVPQFTVITGLIVIALGTLLMASPLCSQDSVGLWEALFTVTSAITVTGLSIIDVGQELTLVGQLLLLALLITGGLGLMAITTFLQGFVQGHAGLRTRVDRGRTLDEFGVGGIGPTFNGILITGGCVMLLGTLVLYSFGFTDISSPLQRFWASLFHAISAYNNAGFGLWSDSLSRYRDNTVVNGTVAALVVVGGIGWRVINDLWSNRNRLNRLKRLSLHTRLVLRSSGLLIVVGCLGLLFTEQFATGGVMQPLQWIQKLQVSLFQAISARTAGFNTVPLSTATFSDAGLLLLIVLMFIGASPGGTGGGIKTTTFATLMGATRSTLQGRQEVVIHQRQIPATVVLRAIGVTIASLLFVLLMALLLGLGPTSSGTSGLARFSFLEKLFTCMSAFGTVGLDLGVTAQLNRWGQLVLMVGMFVGRLGILLLLSAVYGSRPQPRVGYPREELYI
- a CDS encoding NAD(P)-binding protein, giving the protein MPAPARAAIAVIGAGVAGCALVAQLRRLGFAGSITLWETGRGPGGRAGSRRSRTDAGLVINHGAPLLNITGAPDPALLQPLLASGSIEPWAEPVAMLEGECRLNIGRPDALGQGRLFQGCGGMDQLGLGLLRLAGDAGLETHYGTLVRHLAVGPEGCWQLRATDGQLLGEAHWLVLSGTLLAHPRCQLILGWPDVPLAQAASALGDWQLDHVLTTLAGVRFEARTNLLLVFPREPARAWRALPFRLVNFDAAAQQRWGLRRLSIQPLADGRCAVVAHSSHAFAADHLDVYGSRSAMARLLQLPVEVSREDSVIRSLTEAVLQCLAPWIAGIDPGEAAPQLMRWGAAFPQPPGLPAALMLCEASRVGFCGDVIAGEGFGRVEGALRSAELLAAQLVARLGSLS
- a CDS encoding cell division protein SepF, translated to MQGPFGDWLPEVVVFHPTRFDDAQSIVLAVRDLQTVLVHAGAMAPEEAQRLIDFVAGGVAAMDGQSQCLDDLTFVFAPEIVAITRDSGTAS
- a CDS encoding PilZ domain-containing protein, which codes for MVQPRREPRFIVPAISVYIEVEFQPEGKPLIGRLWDVSQSGACLLFPRRHVVAVGHSGPLILKPPSIGAPIRTRAEILWVDRLRVASYAGARFLETIDFQSTFLAMLMRGDPRANAGLSRHDLLGESESRLDLGP
- a CDS encoding NAD(P)H-dependent oxidoreductase, which encodes MTSDLLVITASNGENLRLAERFAAAARRQGQPAAVLDLTALDLPLFTPRALGSDPPTELAALEERLGSAARWVICTPEYNGSIPPVLSSAIAWLSVQGSDFRSLFNGRPVVIATHSGGGGHTVLAALRLQLAHLGAVVVGRQLVSNRTTPAKDESISDLIARLAALPG
- a CDS encoding pirin family protein, translated to MTLSSRPPAASGLVFRPAAERFHSQRDWLDSWHTFSFSSHYDPAWMGFGPLRVINDDTIAAGRGFGMHPHRDMEIVTVMVEGQLNHRDSMGHAAVLRAGEVQWMSAGTGVVHSEINEGDQPCRLLQIWIEPSSAGIAPAYGQKPFALGPGWTPLLDPHRSGGAMAIHRPVRLWRAQPGRLPASAWRRSAPAASAGCR
- a CDS encoding Hepatitis C virus core protein; the encoded protein is MLEPPRGYRPLAWLGLLSNVLLLPAMVAVTLWHPTWRTVHIAVGAGAVLPAAALGIVASVALLNWRAWGQILAIVALALGLAIGLPYAIVRLALVTEGRGPTAALAALLTAAMTAALVYWCRPCIRRYLT